The genomic stretch GTCGCGGCGGATCACTTCGTAGATCAGTTTTGACGACAGTTTGGCCGCTGCCTCGACCGACTCGCGTTCGGTCTCTTCTTCCAGCGGCACTGCACCAGGATCGTTTTCGTGGATAGATACCATTATTGCGCGTTCCCGTTGACCATCAGCAGTTAACCCGCCGAGGTCCTGTTTGGTTCCCTGCAAAATTGCCGCCATTGCCGTGCAGCTGTTCAGCCCCACATTGAGGCATGAAAGTTTGGAGAGATATATGTTCGGATCGCGCGCCTATGTTCTGAAAATCGCACAGGACGTGCGGTCGAGCTATTGGTTCATTCCCTCGACGCTTGTGTTTGCAGCGCTGCTGTTGTCCGAGCTGACCCAGTTTATCGACCATAATCCCGATGTTCTGCCGCTGGCCCTGCCGGATGATTTTCTGGATACGCAGGTTGACGGCGCGCGCCAGACTTTGGCGGTAATCGCGCAGTCGATCATCGGTGTGACCGGCGTCATGTTTTCGATCACAATGGTGGCCGTGTCTTTTGCGTCGGGCAATTTCGGGCCGCGTCTGATTGGCAATTTCATGCGCGACCGGGGCAATCAGGTCAGCCTTGGCATTCTGATTTCGTCTTTTGTCTATGCGTTGATGATCTTGCGTGCCGTGCAAAGTTCCGGCGCGGACGGGCTGGAGTCCTTTGTTCCGCAATATTCGATGCTGGTGGCCTTGTTGCTGACGCTGCTGTCGGTGTCGACACTGATCTATTTCCTGCACCACATTCCCGAAACCATCAACGTGTCGAACATCTCTGCCGCTTTGGGTCGCAGGCTTGCAGGCGGAATCGAACGGATCATTGACAACCATGCAGACCGAACAGCGGAACCAGTCGAAGTCCCCGCCAAAGACGCGACGGCGACCGAGTTGAGCCTTGGGCAGGCGGGCTATATCCAGCAGCTTGATCTGGCGGGCCTGTGCACTCTGGCCGAGGAAAACGATTGGGTTATAGATGTCGCCGTTGAAATCGGCAGTTTTGTCAGCGTCCACGAGACTGTTCTGACGATCCATTCAGCCAGCGCCCCCACTGCCGAGCAATGTGACAAGCTGTGTTCCAGCTTTGCGGTTGGTGAAGAGCAGACCGAGGCGCAGGACATCACGTTTATGATCGACCAGCTGGTTGAAATGGCCGCGCGCGCCTTGTCACCGGGGGTGAATGATCCGTTTACCGCAATCAATTGCCTGAACTGGCTGCGCAATGGCATCAGCGTTGCGTTGCAGCACAAGGGTGGCCTGAACCCCGTGTCGCGCCCGCGCGTACAGTACCGCAGCCTGACGCTGAAGCATTTGCTGGACATCAGTTTCCGCGCGGCGGCGCCCTATTGCATGGCGGATAAAATGGCGCGCGACCACTGGATGTTCTGCCTGCGCAGCCTGCTGGATGCGGCCACGGGCGATCATAAAAAGACCGTTGCCGCGCTGCTCAAGGATTTTTCAGGGGACTGAGCGCAGACGTTTGCCAAACCGGGCGGCTTGGCCCACAACAGGGCAATGATGTTCGAAAGGCCCCTGCCATGAGCTTTGTCTTCCCGCCCGCCCCTCAGGCCGCTTTGGCTGTTGCAGGCCGCACCGACCGCTTTCCGGTGCGCCGTGTTTTCTGTGTGGGGCGCAACTATGCCGCCCACGCCCGCGAATTTGGCAATGATCCCGACCGCGATCCGCCGTTCTTTTTCACCAAACCTGCGGATGCGGTGGTGGATACACCCTGCACGGTGCCCTATCCGCCGCTGACCGAGGACCTGCACTTCGAGATCGAGCTGGTCATTGCCATCGGAAAAGGTGGCGCCAACATCGCGGTTGCCGACGTGCCAAACCACATCTGGGGGGCGTCTGTTGGCATTGACCTGACCCGCCGCGATTTGCAGAACGAGGCCAAAAAGATGAGCCGTCCGTGGGACTGGAGCAAGGCCTTTGACCAGTCCGCGCCGATTGCCCCCATTGTGCCGATGGCCGATGTCCCCAGCCTGACCCAAGGGCGTATCTGGCTGGCCGTGAACGGCGAGATCAAGCAGGACGCAGACATTGCCGACCTGATCTGGCCTGTAGCCGACCATATCGCCACGCTGAGCCAGGCGATGACACTGGCCCCCGGCGACATCGTCATGACAGGCACCCCGGCCGGCGTGGGGGCGGTTACGCCCGGCGACGTGATAACAGGTGGCGTTGATGGCATTGGCGAATTGCAAGTAACCATTGGAGAACCCGCATGACCCTTGTTCTGCACAACTATTTTCGCTCGTCCACCTCGACACGGGTGCGGGCGGCACTGAACCTCAAGGGGCTGGACTATGACTATGTGTCCTATGCGCTGCTCAAGGACGAACAGCGCGGGGCGGCGCATCTGGCGCTGAACCCGCAAGGGCTGGTGCCGACATTGGTGACGGATGACGGTGCGCTGCCGCAGTCGCTGGCGATCATCGAGTGGCTGGACGAGGTCCACCCGCAGCCGCCATTGCTGCCCGCCGATGCATGGGGCCGTGCGCGGGTGCGCAGTCTTGCACATATTATCGCGTTAGATGTACATCCTGTGAACAACCTGCGCATTCTCAAGCATCTTGAAACCGAATACGGCGTTGATGCCGAAGGCAAGGCGGCGTGGTTCCGCAAGTGGGCGCAGGCGGGTATGGAAAGTCTCGAGGCGCGTTTGTCGTCCGAGCCCGAGACCGGCACGTTTTGTCATGGTGATACTCCCGGTCTGGCCGATCTGTGCCTGTTCGCGCAGGTGCTGAACAATTCCCGCTTTGGCGTGGAAATGGGCGCTTATCCCACCATCACACGCATTCACGACGCCTGCATGGCGCTGCCCGCATTCGAACGTGCGGCCCCGGCCAATCAGCCGGACGCCGTATGATGCGACACCGTGGCACGCGGCCTTTGCGGGGGCGTGTGTTATTCTTGGGTCAGCCAAACCTGAACCCAGTTGATCGGAGTTGCCGAATGAAACCCATGTTCCGTGTTCTCGCCATCCTTGCCCTTGCCACGCCTGCCTATGCAGACAGTCACGCCATGGGCGATGCGGATGCGGGGGCCAAAACCTTCAAGAAATGCAAAAGCTGTCACATGATCGCAAACGGCGATGAGGTGATTGAAAAGGGCGGGCGCACCGGCCCGAACCTGTATGGTGTGATCGGTCGTCAGGCCGGCACCGCCGAGGGCTATAAGTATCAGAAAGACATCGTTGCTGCGGGCGAGGCCGGTCTGGTCTGGTCAGAAGAGTCGCTGGCGGAATATGTCGTTGATCCGCGTGAATTCCTGCGCGGGTTTCTGGACGATTCCAAGGCCAAGTCAGGCATGACATACAAGCTGAAGAAAGGCGGCGCAGATGTTGCAGCCTATCTTGCACGCGTCGGCCCCGAGGTTGCTCCAGCCGATGCCGAAACGGCGCCTGCCGACAACGACAGCTAAGATCTAACGGGTGGCGCGGCCCTGTGCCTGCGCTGCCAGTTCCGGCAGGCCATTGCGGGCATAGACCTCGGCCAGCATCCGGTTCAGCGGCACCCCGTCAGGATCATAGGTGCGCCGCATTTCCAGCACCTGC from Pseudosulfitobacter sp. DSM 107133 encodes the following:
- the maiA gene encoding maleylacetoacetate isomerase — translated: MTLVLHNYFRSSTSTRVRAALNLKGLDYDYVSYALLKDEQRGAAHLALNPQGLVPTLVTDDGALPQSLAIIEWLDEVHPQPPLLPADAWGRARVRSLAHIIALDVHPVNNLRILKHLETEYGVDAEGKAAWFRKWAQAGMESLEARLSSEPETGTFCHGDTPGLADLCLFAQVLNNSRFGVEMGAYPTITRIHDACMALPAFERAAPANQPDAV
- a CDS encoding c-type cytochrome, coding for MKPMFRVLAILALATPAYADSHAMGDADAGAKTFKKCKSCHMIANGDEVIEKGGRTGPNLYGVIGRQAGTAEGYKYQKDIVAAGEAGLVWSEESLAEYVVDPREFLRGFLDDSKAKSGMTYKLKKGGADVAAYLARVGPEVAPADAETAPADNDS
- a CDS encoding fumarylacetoacetate hydrolase family protein; this encodes MSFVFPPAPQAALAVAGRTDRFPVRRVFCVGRNYAAHAREFGNDPDRDPPFFFTKPADAVVDTPCTVPYPPLTEDLHFEIELVIAIGKGGANIAVADVPNHIWGASVGIDLTRRDLQNEAKKMSRPWDWSKAFDQSAPIAPIVPMADVPSLTQGRIWLAVNGEIKQDADIADLIWPVADHIATLSQAMTLAPGDIVMTGTPAGVGAVTPGDVITGGVDGIGELQVTIGEPA
- a CDS encoding DUF2254 domain-containing protein; this encodes MFGSRAYVLKIAQDVRSSYWFIPSTLVFAALLLSELTQFIDHNPDVLPLALPDDFLDTQVDGARQTLAVIAQSIIGVTGVMFSITMVAVSFASGNFGPRLIGNFMRDRGNQVSLGILISSFVYALMILRAVQSSGADGLESFVPQYSMLVALLLTLLSVSTLIYFLHHIPETINVSNISAALGRRLAGGIERIIDNHADRTAEPVEVPAKDATATELSLGQAGYIQQLDLAGLCTLAEENDWVIDVAVEIGSFVSVHETVLTIHSASAPTAEQCDKLCSSFAVGEEQTEAQDITFMIDQLVEMAARALSPGVNDPFTAINCLNWLRNGISVALQHKGGLNPVSRPRVQYRSLTLKHLLDISFRAAAPYCMADKMARDHWMFCLRSLLDAATGDHKKTVAALLKDFSGD